The nucleotide sequence GCCGAATTGGGTGTTGTAGACAGCAAGGCGAGGGTGAAAacggatggagatggagatggccTCATGGTTCGATGCCGCGGCGTCAAATGTCGATCACTTTCCTGAGGCATACACATTCCTTTTTTGGACATGCGCCCAACCTTCGACTGCTACACACCATTAGTAGTATCAATTTGGCAGAGAAACTATTATTCAGCGTATCAAGTATTATTAAAGTACATTATATTCAAATATGCCAATACTAAAACAAGAAGTTGAAGACTAAGTCGCAAGAGATATAGTATCTTAGGGGTATCATATGAATATAGACCCAATATCCCAATGTATCCAAAATTGCCAATGTAAAGACTCCTTCGACCAAATGACCCAAGACCCAGACCCCatgagaggaaagaaagaacgcCGTATCGTCACGCATAACCTCGTAAGACTCCAGTCGCCAATAACGGCAACTGACAACTTTTAGGAAGTTGCAGTTATCGAATTCGCAGGCACTGGCACTGAAGATTGATCATTTGCTGCATCAGTAGCTGTAGCGTTATCCGCAACCCCGTTGGCGAAGGGGGAGTCCAGCAGACTAGAATCATCTGGTTGAAATAGGTTTTCCCCGTCTACTGGGGCATTATCCCCAGTGGAGAAGAGTCCACCGCCACGGGCACCGCCCAGGGCATGGGATAACATCTCTTTAATGCGGACATAGCGATATTTGTTCCTGGTCGAGATGACCGCATGGGTGGCCAGTGGCTGAGGGTTGGAACGGCCAATAGCGGCCATGACGTtgtctttttcttcgtcCGAGTCCACGGGGCCATTGTTGTCCATGTCGTCTTGTAATGGAGCATTGGCATCGATAGCGGCCTCTGTAGTCCATATTAGACAAACGCACATCCCCATGAGaagccaaaaagaaaaatgacTTACTCTGCTGCCGAGcctggttcttcttctgaTACGCCTGCAACAACATGTCATACGGTAACGACCGACCAGGAACACCGCGCTTCGCACCCATCGAGTGACTCTTACAAGTCAACGACCGCGCACACTGAGCTCCATTCGGCAACGTCACACCGCACTGCTTCTCAACATCTACTGGCCCCTTGGGCTTGGGCACCTTGGGTTTCggctcctccttcttcttcttcttcttcggctccTTATCCTTATCATCCTCGTCCGTCTTccgcttcttccccttcttcgtCCCGTCCTCCGCCATCCCCTTGACTGCACTCTTTTTGGCACTCTTCTGCCCCTTCATCGCATCGTCGCCATCCttgtcgtcatcgtcgtccttCCCGTCAATCTTCTCCTTCGCCCGGTTTGCCGCATCGCGcgcctccttcttcttgcgcgCCTTTTCTTGCTTCGCCTTCAAACAGCCGCGGATGTGGTCGACTGCAGCCTGCTTCAAGATCGGCCGTTTGCACGTCTTGCAGATCACTGATTCGATATGGTCTTCTTCGCGCGGTTTGCCCGTCGGAAATGCCGCCATCGTTTTCTCGTCTAGACCGGGGAGAATGGGGGATGCGTTGGGTGAAGCTGCGGGTCGGGCATCTATAGCCATGGTATCAGCAACATTATTCTTCAACTTTTGGCGAATAGCAATGTAGAAGAAAGCGCACCATCTTTCTTAGCCTTTGCCGACTTGATCGGCTTCTTCAATTTGATCTTCCCGGGTTTCGTATCCTTGTCCGCAAACTTGTACCCTGATGCATCAACCAAGCTTCCTCCTATTGCCCGAAATCCATATTAGCATGACCACAGTTTCAAGCCTTGAATGAGAAAGGAGAAAGACCTCACCTCTGCCATGATCACCGTTGGCCGCCATGATTCACGCGAGCCAAAGAGCGAGGACGATGACAGGGGTTCTGGCTGGTTTCGTGGTGTCGCTACTGCTCTGAAGTCTCGCGAGAAAGTGAGTTCTATCCGACTGTCGTTTATACCCAGATCTTCAGTATATAGGAATAATAATAAATGTGCTGTCCGTCCTGACCGGCGGCGTTGCGTTGCGCCATCCAAGGCCGCCGTTCGGGACTCCGCATCAGGTCGGAGGAGTCACGTGCCGTTCTGATGCCTACATCGGGGccctactccggagtacaccACTCTTCCTATACATGAAAAGAAGATATGCCGATATCTTCGTCAGAAAACCCACAATGGAAACACGTGTATTCACTACCAAGCCATTAGGTCTGCAGGTCTCAAAGAACTTGCTTCCGTCGGGGCTGCAGCTAACGGCTAACCCCCTGTTTGCTATGACTGATCGCCTTCTGTTAGAGGACAGTCAATACGTATTGATGTTACTTAAATGATCACATAGCCCACATTGCCATTGTTTGATTGCGTCGAGTTGAACGACCAGTGACTCGCTACAAAATGCCATGTCCATATCCAACTCCCCCGAAACAATCTTGGAGGCCAAGCCGTCTATTGCCGGCTTTTCATACGATGCAACAACGGAAGCTGATTGACCTCCGGCTGGTCCAGTTTTCAGTATACTGCAATTATGTTTTTATGCGGACGTGGATGTGAGCAATCAATCGTAGCTCGTATCTATTCTATGGTGAAACTCTTTGGAATACATCTTAACTATTCCTGGCTTCCAAAGACTGTACTGGGCGCCGGTGAACCAGAGCCCATCTCAGTGCATTATGGCCGTGATTCAGTGGGACGGTAAACTGACATGGAAGCGATTCCAATGCTCTATGAGGCTCAGTATGTTGCTGGGCTACTTGTCATCGGATCTGTTCGAATGATGTCTTCAACTGAGCTTACCATTTGATTTCATGAACTTGTCTGTAACCTGGAAGTCGTCTCCttctggttcttctccaatcCGATCAATCTACCAAGCGATCCCTCGGAGTGGAGAGTTCACGGCCCGGGTGAGATTCAATTTCTTATCATATGGAGTATCTTGCGGAGACTAGATTCAGGGGGACAACCTTCCACGTTCCAGCGAAAGATACCGATAAAACAGCATTTGAATTTACTTATCGATACTACGGGGCGTACACTACTTTCCTTTGCTCTCCAAGTAAATGCAACCTGATTACCGGAGCAAACCAGAACGCCCGTCCATCAATATCATTACGTTAGCCTATATCATCTTCAGCCCCCGATACGCTCTCAGCACGGAGTCTAGGTTCCGGGCCTAACACGACAGACAGATATACAACTCGAGCAGTTAGATATGTTGGGCTCTTCTCATCCGCATCCCCGGAATTCATGGTACGGTGACTCCGGCGAGCTATGACAACCTACAAGCATCTGGGCCACATTATTGATTGGATACGGTCTGTGGTTATGTGCATTGAGGCGCATTCTGCGGTTCTTAAAGAATAGAATGAACAGATTAAAGACATGCGAAGAGAGATTTTCTAGGGCTCAGACTTGATGAGAGGTCACGCGTGGTACATACAAGCCCTCATCATTGTGTCACAACAGACATCACGCAAAACAAATAGACTGAAAAATTTTCAACATAGAAAGCCCCCATACGAAAAAATAGCATGTGACTACTGACTTCGGGGTTGCGGGCAGTTGCGAGGAAGAAGCGCGTGAAGTCGACCATCTGGGTGATATCCGTATTTCAAAACGACAACACAATCTACAGAGAGGAGAAACAAGTTTCCCAACCCGACAAAGACACCTCACTGCAGGACTCCGCCATCATTTATTCTCGAAACTTGCACTTAAAGTAGTCGCCAAGCAATAAGATTGTATACGCCGTCTAATTGAACTTGAACAACTTAAACTTCAATGCCAGCAACCTCCACCTTACAGCGATGCTGCCCCGACCACCCGTGCGTCTGTGTCTACGTCTAAACCTAGGTCCGGATCTATATCTGCTTCCGAGTCCGCACCAGCCTCTACGTCTGCGCCTGCCCCGGAAGACCCCTCATGGGCCGACGTATGCTCCATAGAAGCAGACATAATCCGAATCAGAGGCTTACAGATAACCGAATTCTCCAAATCCTGCACCGAGATAGATGCCTTCTGCTCATGATACGGGATCGACTTCTCGCATGCCCACCGCACTCTCGAATCACGCGCGATAATCCGTGTTTTGAATCTCTATGCTGATGTGAAAACGCTTCATCTGTGGGAGACTGATAAAAACCGACATAAATACCTACGGCTGTATGAGCAGACAGCTGAGGACTGGCAGGTGTGCGTCAATAATAGACTGCCAGGGACGAGAGCCCCCTTCGAGACCGCGGGGTATAAGgtgccgaagaagaagatgggtGGTGAGTTTGACTTATGTCAAGTCAAGCTAAGTTAAGTGTTAGCCTCCTCGCTCTTTTATGTagacttcttctttcctcatATAATCGGTCAACCAAGTCTCTTCATCCATATGATTTTTGGCATCCTTATCTATGCAGATTTTGACATTCTGTGATTCACCGGTAATCCTAACAGCCAGACGTTGGTCTAGTATGACTTTGGCCATTTTCAAACATAGCACCAgcaattttctttctttctttttaaaAATGCCGAATCTCTCCGATCCGGGACGGATCGGCTTGTGCAAGATTCATGATACCACTATTATACAACCTAGTTTCAACTTCCCCCAAATCAATCTCACTCCCTCAACCTCGCAAAACAAAGACTACTATTCGTCCCCCCAAATCCAAAACTATTTGTCAGCGCCACCCCAATCTCCCTCTCCTGCGCCTGATTCGCCGCATAATTACAATCTAAACCATCTCCAAGTCTCTGCAGGTTGATGGTCGGGGGCATCACGTTCTATCACCGTTAGCGCAACACTCTCAACTAAACTGGGAGGGATGGTGGTACCTTATGAATAGCAAGAATCGTAAAGACCGCCTCCACAGCCCCAGCACCACCAAGCAAATGCCCCACAGCACCCTTCGTACTGCTGATATTGACCTCAGAAGCCTTCTGTCTCCCCCCAGCACCTAAGAGTAGGGACTTGATAGCCGCATTCTCCGCCGCATCGCCGATAGACGTCGACGTAGCGTGGGCGTTCACATAATCCACCGTCGACGGGGGCAGGTTTGCATTCCGGAGTGCCTTTCTCATGGCCATGAGTGCTCCTTCGCCGTTTTCGCGGGGCGCGGTCATGTGATAGGCGTCGCCGGTGCAGCCGTAGCCTTTCAGTTCGGCGTAGATGGGGGCGTTTCGGGCTTTGGCATGTTCGAGTTCCTTTCGCCTAGTTAGAACCATTCGTTTAATATAGAAGAGGAGGGAGGCCAACCTCGAGAACAACCATAGCGGCACCTTCACCAACTACAAATCCGTTGCGGTCTGCATCAAATGGTCTCGATGCTTTTTCCGGGGTATCGTTGTAATCTGTAGCCAGGCTGCGTGCTCGTGCAAATCCGCCAATAGCCAGCGGATGGATACAGGATTCCGCACCCCCGGCTACCATGACATTTGCGTCTCCGCAGGCAATAAAACGAGCTGCATCGCCAATGGAATGAGCTCCGGTGGTGCATGCTGTTGTTGCGGCGTGGTTGGGGCCCTGTACGCTTAGCATCCTGGCTTGGTATCAGCTGTTCTTATAGGGACTTACCATGAATCCGAATTTCATGGATATGTGCCCTGCCCCGAGATTTATCAATATCCGGGGGACGAATAGAGGCGACACTTTTCTGTAGCCCTGTTTGTGTCAGTATCCTTCCACTTCACCCACTCAAGAATAGTACAAGCATACCCCCTTATCATAAGCAACCACAGTATCATAAATCTCATCGAAATTCCCAATCCCCGACCCCAGACAAATCCCCTACCACTTATTAGCCATTCCCCAAACAAGTCATCATAGAGAGAGGCGTACGGTCATCTCCCTctcctcaacatcctccgTCCTAGGCCTCCACCCAGCATCCTCCAACGCCTCCTCGGTAGCAGCCATAGCATACTGCGCGAACCGCGCCATTTTCCTTTCCTCCTAGTATCTAGCATCAGCATGCATTATACCACAAACCCAACATCAGCACATgcaaaggaggagaagaaaagtaCGCACATCCCGATTCACCCACTCACCCGCCAACCACCCACCATCCCGCTTACTCCCTGACGgcacaacagcagcaacctgGCATGGTAAATCCGCGAAACGGGTATCTCGATTGCGGACGTTGACGATGCCGCAGTGATTATCTAGGAGGCGGGACCAGGTGCGGCGGATTCCTGTCGTCGATTAGAGAGTGATACCGAGATCATGTGTATGTATGTGCATGTGTGTATGGTCTGAAGGACCTTCCCTTCTGGGTAGTGGAGAAGGTATACAATCGGATGATTGAGATAGAATTGAGTGGAAGAAATGGAAAATGGATATACATACCGACACCCAGCGGCGTCACGGCACCTAATCCCGTCACGACGACACGGCGCATACTCGTGACAGGGACACTGCCTATCGATCAATTGAATAAGATCCTGATCTCAATGCAATAACAAGCTAGAACGGAAAACATACTATACCCTATGCAGCAGTTATAAGTAGAAGTACTGTACAGTCAGTGAAATACATCCCAAAGGGGAAACTCTGCACGACGTCACAcccacttttttttttctttacctTCCCTAAGCACGTAAAATAACGTATCTAATCACCGGCCGAACCAGGGTCTCTCAATTGTCCAACGGCGACTCGTCTCGGCTCGATCCCGGCGGGGCTAAATAAGAGGGGATCTCTTGCTGGCCTGCTTTTTGGGAAGTTCGTGGAGATGGATTGATAAAAATGTGTGTCTGCGGAGTAGACGGAGATAGTAATTGAGATAGAGGATTACGCCTCCGAGTATTTATTCAAAGTTTTCCACTTTCTTTCTtcgtctcttttcttttacttCTCGCGAATACTTTCAATTGTATGCGATAATGTTGAAGTCCCTCGTTACACTCCTAGCTCTATCGAGCTCAGCCTTATCGCACGCCCACCATGACCATGAAGAGGTAGCTCCCCCGCACGTGCGCGAGGAGCTCCTCAAGAAATGGGATCAAGAGGTACCCCCTCCATCCCCCTCTACAACCATTCCTCATAGACAAAACTAACAAACGCAGTGGTCCTTCACCGGCATCTCAAGCTTCGCCCACCTCAAGCCCGTGAAATGCCTTATCGAGCCTGACGAGCGCTACGACATCGCCGTTATCGGGGCGCCGTTTGATACCGCTGTTAGCTATAGACCTGGTACGCCCCTTTCCCCCCTCTACAAGTAATGTATCCTGAATGCAGGGCTGACAATGCGAAGGCGCCCGCTTCGGCCCCCGCGCCATCCGTGCCGCCAGCGCACGCCAGATGGCCGGTACATCCTTCAACACGCGCGCGGGAATCAACCCGTACAACTCATGggcgaccatcaaagactgCGGCGACATCCCAATCATGCCCTTCGACAACGGCGTCGCAGAGCGCCAGATGTACGATGCGTTCCTTGAGCTCGGCTCCCGACCTGCCATcacctcgtcctcgtctaGTAAAGTGAAGGGTATTTCTGCGGGAAAAACCAAGCTCGTAACGCTTGGTGGCGACCATAGCGTTGCGCTGCCTGCGCTGCGCGCGCTGTACCAGATCTACCAGAAACCCATCACGGTGCTGCATTTCGACGCGCACCTGGATACATGGAACCCCGCGCGGTACTCTGCGTACTGGGTATCCGAGCAGTCGGGTTTCAATCACGGGAGTTTTTTCCACAAGGCTAGTCGCGAGGGACTCATTTGCAACTCGACATCTGCGCATGCCGGTCTGCGCACGCGGTTGACTGGTATCGATGATAGCGATTACACGAATCCCGGGCCGGAGCAGGGTTTCCTGCGCATTCACGCGGATGATATCGACGAGTTGGGTGGACCGATGGGCATTGTGAAACGCATTGTTAATCGGATTGGACTTGACCCCGAGCAGCCTGTTTATTTGTCTGTTGACATCGATGTCTTGGATCCGAGTACTGCTCCTGGCACCGGTACGCCTGAGCCTGGTGGTTGGACGACGCGGGAGATGATTCGCATTCTGCGCGGTATTGAGAAGTTGAATATTGTCGGCGCTGATATCGTCGAGGTGTCGCCTAGCTATGATAACAAGGGCGAGACGACTGCTCTGGCTGCTGCTCAGGTTGCTTTTGAGATTATCACGACTCTCGTCAAGGCTGGTGCGGGGGATGTTGGTGGTTGGTATGGACGGAAAGAGGATGTCGCGGACTCTGTCCACCAAGGTACCGACAAGGACGAGCTCTGATTGTAGCGCACCTGTCATGCCAATAGCTTAATGAATCATGAAAACCTGTGACAATCCAACATTTCACCATCTCTTGCGACACAATTATACTCCGTAGACTACTGAGAAAAGTCCCTTGCAGGTACAAGAGCTGTCCACGGCAAAGTCGATATCACTGGCTTCATTGAATCGATTTCTAAATCCAGTATCTCGCCACTAAAAGTCATAAAAAGAAACAGGCTTCACAAATTGAGAAAAATCGAGCGAGCAATCTGGGTAGACAGGTGCACAGGCGGAAATAATTCACAACATCACAGTAAGAGTCAGATGATtagagaaaataaaaaaatcAATCAGCCAAAACAAGACGCCCTGACTTCCAACGCCGATTAGACGATGAGCTAAAGAACGGAACACGGGGAATCCTTGAAAATGAACGACAAGGGAGGGAATCGGAACAACAGCCGAAACCTCGGATACAGCATCGGACCGAACAAGAGATAGAGTAGTGAACGTAGGCTGATCCGTGGCGGTAAGTCCggataagaagaaaaatatgaaaaaagaaaacatgtCGGCCGGATATCGGGGGATCGTCGACTCAAACGCCGGCGTGCGACAGCGGAATCTTcaagggggagggggagacGGAAGGGGGAGAAATGACGGTGAACGGAATCAAATAGAACCTGGGACGTGTTTAGATGGGAAGTAAAAGAGAgcaggaaaaaaaaggaggTTGCTGAATGTAGGCAATCATTTCAAAATATCCGACTTCgaacgaagaaaaaagacacGAGATGGCAAGCCATGGCCGCCATGACAAAAGGGCGTAGACCGATAATTCATCGAAAATTGAGGTaagacagaaaaaaagaaagatcCCTGACTCCGTACGGCGTTCTAAATCGAGCTTGTTTCAATCGACATTCCTCCCGAAGAAAAGCAGAACAAACGGGGTAAAAAAATAAagatataaaaaaaaaaaatcgttCCGACGTGTCTGGTAGAGCAAAGTGTCAACAGATATGTCCAGCAATGACATAGGACCAATAGAGAAAACCAACCTGAGCATCCGCAAAGAGACCGTATTTTTGTTGTTGATATAACAATGAAGCGGCTACAGCAGGACGCACTTTGACCTCTTCTTCGGGGCAGGTTCAAGAGCAGCGACGATAGCCTAGATTCGTCAGTCATTGTTCAGTTATTCTCCAAATACATAAATATGGTGGAGAAATACCTCGTCGAAAACGTCCTTGAGCTTGTATTGGGTCAAAGCGGAGCACTCGACGTATTTGACAGCACCCAGATCCTTGGCCATACGATCACCGTCCTCCTTGCGAATGGGCGCCATCTTTTGACGGGATAGCTTCTCGCGGACACTGGGGTCGTCGCGCAGATCGGCCTGGGTACCGACGATCAAGCAGGGAACACCGGGGCAGTGGTGGTGGACTTCGGGGAACCATTTCTCGCGAACGTTCTCGAAGGACGCGGGGGAGGTGACGGAGAAGCAGACCAGGAAGACATCGGTCTGGGGGTATGACAGAGGGCGGAGACGATCGTAATCCTCCTGTCCGGCGGTATCAAACAGACCCAAGGTGTAGGGCTCATCGCCGATCCTGAAAGTTCGAGAAAGAAGCTCGAATCAGTCCAGGTGTTCTTTTATCCATTCAACTCCAGCGACGCGTGGTTCCAATTGCCAGACCACCGAAAGGCTGAGACAAGATGCCGATCCGACTTACATGACAGTAACCGCATAGTTGTCGAAGACGGTGGGAACATATTCAGAGGGGAATTTGTTTGTTGTGTACGAGATGAGCAGACATGTCTTTCCCACAGCACCGTCTCCAACCACGACACACCTGCAGAAAGGGAGCTTGGTTAGCTAAGGCCCCGATCAATCAACGCAGAAATGACATAAAAGCGATTGATTCAAGCTCAACCCGCTCAGAAAAAACTCAATAaaataaaaaggaaaagaagagagaacgTACTTGATGGTAGCGACAACCATATTGCAATAGCGTTAAAGTATAGGGCGAAAAGAGGTAGGAGAAAAAGGTAAGTTCAGCCgtagaaaggaagaagaggaatgaAATTAAGGCAATAAAAAAGAAGCTTCTAAC is from Aspergillus chevalieri M1 DNA, chromosome 8, nearly complete sequence and encodes:
- a CDS encoding agmatinase (COG:E;~EggNog:ENOG410PI69;~InterPro:IPR020855,IPR023696,IPR006035;~PFAM:PF00491;~SECRETED:SignalP(1-19);~go_function: GO:0016813 - hydrolase activity, acting on carbon-nitrogen (but not peptide) bonds, in linear amidines [Evidence IEA];~go_function: GO:0046872 - metal ion binding [Evidence IEA]); amino-acid sequence: MLKSLVTLLALSSSALSHAHHDHEEVAPPHVREELLKKWDQEWSFTGISSFAHLKPVKCLIEPDERYDIAVIGAPFDTAVSYRPGARFGPRAIRAASARQMAGTSFNTRAGINPYNSWATIKDCGDIPIMPFDNGVAERQMYDAFLELGSRPAITSSSSSKVKGISAGKTKLVTLGGDHSVALPALRALYQIYQKPITVLHFDAHLDTWNPARYSAYWVSEQSGFNHGSFFHKASREGLICNSTSAHAGLRTRLTGIDDSDYTNPGPEQGFLRIHADDIDELGGPMGIVKRIVNRIGLDPEQPVYLSVDIDVLDPSTAPGTGTPEPGGWTTREMIRILRGIEKLNIVGADIVEVSPSYDNKGETTALAAAQVAFEIITTLVKAGAGDVGGWYGRKEDVADSVHQGTDKDEL
- the cdc42 gene encoding Rho family GTPase CDC42 (COG:Z;~EggNog:ENOG410PH0N;~InterPro:IPR005225,IPR001806,IPR027417,IPR037874, IPR003578;~PFAM:PF08477,PF00071,PF00025;~go_function: GO:0003924 - GTPase activity [Evidence IEA];~go_function: GO:0005525 - GTP binding [Evidence IEA];~go_process: GO:0007264 - small GTPase mediated signal transduction [Evidence IEA]); translation: MVVATIKCVVVGDGAVGKTCLLISYTTNKFPSEYVPTVFDNYAVTVMIGDEPYTLGLFDTAGQEDYDRLRPLSYPQTDVFLVCFSVTSPASFENVREKWFPEVHHHCPGVPCLIVGTQADLRDDPSVREKLSRQKMAPIRKEDGDRMAKDLGAVKYVECSALTQYKLKDVFDEAIVAALEPAPKKRSKCVLL
- a CDS encoding deubiquitination module subunit SGF73 (COG:B;~EggNog:ENOG410QEC0;~InterPro:IPR013243,IPR037804;~PFAM:PF08313;~go_component: GO:0000124 - SAGA complex [Evidence IEA]), translated to MAANGDHGRGGSLVDASGYKFADKDTKPGKIKLKKPIKSAKAKKDDARPAASPNASPILPGLDEKTMAAFPTGKPREEDHIESVICKTCKRPILKQAAVDHIRGCLKAKQEKARKKKEARDAANRAKEKIDGKDDDDDKDGDDAMKGQKSAKKSAVKGMAEDGTKKGKKRKTDEDDKDKEPKKKKKKEEPKPKVPKPKGPVDVEKQCGVTLPNGAQCARSLTCKSHSMGAKRGVPGRSLPYDMLLQAYQKKNQARQQKAAIDANAPLQDDMDNNGPVDSDEEKDNVMAAIGRSNPQPLATHAVISTRNKYRYVRIKEMLSHALGGARGGGLFSTGDNAPVDGENLFQPDDSSLLDSPFANGVADNATATDAANDQSSVPVPANSITATS
- the CEM1 gene encoding putative beta-ketoacyl synthase (Cem1) (COG:H;~EggNog:ENOG410PFCF;~InterPro:IPR000794,IPR016039,IPR018201,IPR017568, IPR014030,IPR014031,IPR020841;~PFAM:PF00109,PF02801;~go_function: GO:0004315 - 3-oxoacyl-[acyl-carrier-protein] synthase activity [Evidence IEA];~go_function: GO:0016746 - transferase activity, transferring acyl groups [Evidence IEA];~go_function: GO:0016747 - transferase activity, transferring acyl groups other than amino-acyl groups [Evidence IEA];~go_process: GO:0006633 - fatty acid biosynthetic process [Evidence IEA]); translated protein: MRRVVVTGLGAVTPLGVGIRRTWSRLLDNHCGIVNVRNRDTRFADLPCQVAAVVPSGSKRDGGWLAGEWVNRDEERKMARFAQYAMAATEEALEDAGWRPRTEDVEEREMTGICLGSGIGNFDEIYDTVVAYDKGGYRKVSPLFVPRILINLGAGHISMKFGFMGPNHAATTACTTGAHSIGDAARFIACGDANVMVAGGAESCIHPLAIGGFARARSLATDYNDTPEKASRPFDADRNGFVVGEGAAMVVLEELEHAKARNAPIYAELKGYGCTGDAYHMTAPRENGEGALMAMRKALRNANLPPSTVDYVNAHATSTSIGDAAENAAIKSLLLGAGGRQKASEVNISSTKGAVGHLLGGAGAVEAVFTILAIHKNVMPPTINLQRLGDGLDCNYAANQAQEREIGVALTNSFGFGGTNSSLCFARLRE